The DNA window aaaaacttttttttgggtcaaaataatgtttgaaaaaatatattaaataattatAACAAAATATGTGCTGTTTTTCCACTCATATTTTATTAAaggaaatgttaaaaatatttcttaaaatatatttactgtctttccattttaaatgaaaaatccaattatttttttccgttCTTTTgtcaaaatagcattttttaaaatcaaataagtTAATGTAACagaatatttcctgatttttcacttgtattttattgatgtaaatgtttaaaatatttcttaaaatatatttactgtctttccattttaaatgaaaatgtaacataattttttcatttttttggtcaaaaaagcatttttaaattttttataatGTGCcaaaatatttcctgttttttcacttgtattttattgatataaatttaaaaaaaatatatttattgacttttaaatgaaaattcaacgtaaattttcaattttttgtcgaaatagtatttttttaaatctaataaataaatgtagctGAATATATCCTATTTTTCTCTCATATTTTATCataatttaaaacatatttcttaaaatatatactgtatttccattttaaagggaaatgcaaatgattaaaaaatgtaaaaaaaaaagtcttctaAGAAAGCAGTTCGAATCAATGTTTTCGTATCATTTTCCTAATTTGCCGCGCGCCAAGAAAAACTGTAGCGATCCACCGGTGGCCCACATCCCGTcttttggacacccctgtttcCGACTGGCTCTCTCCcagacattttttcttcttctcccccCCAAGCCAAAGCAGAGCATCGATTTAGGATCGGTGAGAAGGTTCAGAGTCAAGGAACGGGCGCCAGGGGAGCCCAAAGAAATTGCCTAAGATgaaaatagatttatttatCTCCGAGGGAGCTAGAGACAAGTTCCGGGGATGctactcgctcgctcgctcgctggcgCTTCTCGGGCGGCTGAAAGTAAGCTTTTGAAGGTGGTTGTCGGTGTTCGACACGGCGTGGAAAGAACAGCCGTCCCCTGTGGAGGACTGGGACCGGAGCACATTTTGCTGGGGTGAAACAGCACTGCAGGGCAAGCCCGACCCGTTGAGCCATTGTGGCCAAGATaggataaaaaaaagccttacggcAGGGCCGATTTTTGCTATAGGCAATGCAGACGACCGCCCAGGGCGCCGTCTACGTGGGGGCGCAGGAGAGCCtccccacaaaaaaatattccctGACTAACTCCATTAGTTATTGTGGCCTAACACTTTTACGGTGTAAACGGCAGCCAAATAGTTAAATGAGTTGCCTATAAAGTGTTaactctatttttttgcattttcgcTATGCTTATGATGGGAATCTGAATtatgatgataaaaaaaaaaccttaagtgacagtttatttttaaatcgtgCTTATAAAGagtgatatttttgttttttggtcttCATTATCCATCATTTTTGTCATTGTGTTCATGTCTTTAGCGGCAGCAGTACGTTTTTAGGAATATATGACTTTTTGACCACGTCAAATTTGAAGAGCTCAAATAGCATAAAATATGAGAAGGTGAGCAGGTGTCCTTAACACTCATCCTTTATTCATTCCAAACTTTGACCTTTGTTTCTATAATTTATGCATAATTGACAGCAATCCCCCACTGTCCCGGCAAGCAATTCATATCTCTAAAACGGCGAAAGCTTTTGAAAGAcgacattacagtggtacctcgacatacgagcttaattcgttccggcaCGGCAactcgctcgtaacataacataaacaaatttaattgaacttggattacgatgcagacgcactcaaaaataaatttaatctaagtTTACACAaaaattaattctaattttgtttgacattttgatacctttcatggctctattggccccgcctccaccctgactttcagatgcaacctatcgagggttgtttgctcttgcttcccttcaaaatgttcccaaaatgatgcacacaaatgtcctcacaaaaggataacgcacgaccacttgccaacgagaagtagtatatactcctctcgtattagcgaacaagctccgccattcgcactgactaacgaggaaaaaaaacactgaaaaaatgctaggctccacccagtgctcgtagagatattacacgagggagttgtgacgggaaagacagtggccatgatgatCTTATAAGCAGTCTCTAGCGTCCTCTgtttgctcgtatatcaaaatgtgtctcatatctcaagatatatatttgctcaaacttttactcgtatctcagattgctcgtatgttggggcacttatatctcgaggtaccactgtattgtcaaCTCTTTCCTACTTGTAATAAGTCCAGATTGCTCTCGTTGAAAACACAAGAGCAGCATTCAAACCTTCGACCGAAACTCTTTGAGGTGATAGTTTATTCGGAAACGCACCATAATCATTTTTAGGTGAAATTCCGTCTTTTGGGTCACGAAACAACTGAAACGGTGACCTCTAAACAACCAAATTTCCATCGCTGCTACCatggattggacagctattGCCATCAGTGACAGACAAAGTTCATTTATCACTTCAAGTTCAAATCTTTCTTTACTTTGAGTGGTAATAGCATGCTAAAATGActctttagttttaaaaaaaatctagcaaATCTAGtttgtctatcaccatcaatgagtTAAGAGTGAAAAGACAGACAAAGACAAACACTTTCTACTTTCTAAACATTTTGGGAGCCTCTGGAGATGCttgcactgtgtgtgtgtgggtgtgtgtgtgggtatatTTTAAGTGCTTCCACACCCCCGCCTTTTGGGGGTGCACAATGAGGCGGCGACAGAAGGCGTCTTAACTCCAACATATGTTCTCCCTCCCTGATTATACATCAACGCATTTACACCCGGGCCGTAaaccgcaaaaaaaaagaaatgacggCAGAGTGAGACGTTCCGCGGCCGCGTCGTGAACTTGACGAGGGTGCTTGTGCGTCTTCTCGACCTGGCTTTCTTGATGATCCAGTGTgcgggtgtttgtgtgtgtgtcgatGGCTGCCGTTAACTGGGCTCCAATCTCGAGACCTCGGCACCCTCCCGCTTTCTCGTAACTGTGTTCGAGTTGGTTGTTGTCCGTCATTTGCATATGCCACTTGGAATTAGAAGAAGAATTGGGCCTTGCAAAGCAAGCGTTGGGATTTTCCAGTTGTTTTGCCAATTATTAAAATTGTCTGTTCTTTGCGGGTGGACAATTTACTGGAAATGAAGATTGGATTTAGTCGGTGTGTGCGTTGATGCTAAAAAGTGAAGCTTAGGTGATGAAACACTTGATGAAGTTGGATTAGATTTGATACTCGGATTAGCCAAGGGAACCTCATTTTTGAGACTAGTGTTATTGTTAATTAATGATATTCAGTTCaggggaaaatgaatgtatgtagATGTAGATATGTAAATATATTGTGTGTATGAGCATGCATTTACCGCATTTTTGGTAGTTAAAAATGATGATATAATGCGTCATTTGGCCACAATATTGACGTTTTGTATACAATTTTTGACTAGGTGATTTCCACATAATTTGTTAATTAATGATATTCAGTTCAGGGGAAAATGATCTTGGCAATGTATGTAGATGTAGATGTGTAAATATATTGTGTGTATGAGCATGCATTTACCACATTTTTGGtagttaaaaatgataatatagTGCGTCATTTGGCCACAATATTGACGGTTTGTATACAATTTTTGACTACGTGATTTTCACATATGTAGGGATTTGTATAGGATaacattatttatatatatatatatatatatatatatatatatatagatatatatagatatagatatatatatatatatataatgtttatGTTCTTTTTAAGCAATGGGTACAATTATAAAggcataaaatgttaataaaacaaCTTGGGTAgaattaaaatgactaaaaactgaaatacaaactgaatatgGATACCCCAATTACTCTTTTTGAATTCTATTGAACTAATTGTCTGCCATTGCCAccgtccatggcagccaatgagttaaatgtttCACTACACAGATAAAAAATGACTAGTATTATCTTTTTTCTGACTGCTAACTTAATGGCTGTCATTGAATAATCCATTTGTATAATGTGAGCCAAGTGGAGTGTTTCAAATGAGCAATTTTATACACCAAAATGTGTCAAATATCTCAGAATTATTTCGAATCcagttgaggaaaaaagtcgtCCCGTTATTTGCCACGTTTGTGTCCAAAAGTTGCTGTCTTTGCAGATTTATCTCAAGTGTCACCACGTctaccttttttaaattatttttttaatgtgtgcagCCACATTTTATGACAGCGGCCTTGACAAAGTGCAAACGGCGTGACAAACACGTACATCAGTGACCCCAGACGACCCCTCAAATCAAATTAACGCCTCGTAAAAATAATGCATGGACGCCGGACGCCATTTTCAACACGTtcgctactttaaaaaaaaatgagttttgccTTTGCGCTGTTGTTTTTCCAGCTTCtgcgttcattttttttgccgacGTGTGAGCCAAAAATAACCGGCTGCTAATCATTCTAAATGAAAATCACAAAGGAAGGGAAGAAAGGTGCGAGTGGGCTACGGCGGACTCGCTTGACGATGTCAGGGCGCATCATTCGCCGACGAGGGGGACGCGCTTTGCTTTGCGACCAGTCAACACATTTTATGACCACAGATGTGCGCTCTGCATGCGACCGGTGCAATTAGACTCTCGTAGGGCCGCTTTATTAGGTACACCTGCACTCGCTGGATGAAGTACATTTTGTGGCTTTTCTTggtttaaattggaaaaaaatggttttggaCGATGTTGATACTTAAggcgggggtgtccaaactgagACAATTTGGGGTCCTTTTACTGTCGTTTGTTGGAGTGGATTGGAGTTggtaaaataaagaaatcaggtttttaattttaaacgatacgtatacacattttttttgtagtaataTTTCATTGGCTGAATCCAGTTTCCCAGTTGATAAAGATttgatggcagtgaatgagttaagggcgACAAGCATCAACACAAATCATGAGATATAAtgtatattgtcattttttgcatttaaaacatgaaaaaataatctttgGAAGTCAATTATGGACTATATGCCATTCATAGCGATTACAAATGTTAATGTTGCTTGCAAGcagtaatatttatttttaaatttacaccAGTGAAAGAAATTGTAAGACTAAGAGACATTTTCGACCctaaaaaagtgaagaaaatcaCCACCAACTTTACTTAGTTTAAATACTGGGAACAAAATACTCAATTTCTTCAGTTTCCTACAATTGGAATCACTGTTTCAGTGACtaactccatctagtgttaaatctGAGGAATGCAACAGagtgtaggctgaatttaagattCTTATGCGGGCCAAATTCAATGATATTTCCATAACTTGCCTTAATTTGGACAAAATTTATCAAAATTTGGGCATCATTTTTTCGGAGGCAGCGGCTATCTAAAAGACGAATATATCAATATTGTGAGTAAATGTCATCATTTCACGATGCGCGATTTAGCGGCGGATGCCGGTTGAGGCCAAATTCTGATGGGTGGGTTTTTCCTTGGTAGGACTCACCTGTCCGTTCTTGCAGAGGTCGGCCCACATGCTGGTGCCGTCTCCTCCTCTCATCAGCACGTGATAGATGAAGAAGTAGGTGCCCGGAATGCTGCAGACAAACTTGCCGGCGATGCCGTCGTAGTTATTACCCAGATTGGTGACCACGTCGTCGAACTTGAGGATCTCGTAGCCCTCGTGCGGGTTCTTCAGGCCGGCGTAGAAGGCCACCCGGGGCACCGTGCTGTAGGTGGCCGTGCTGATAGCTCCGTTCCCGCCCAGGCCCAAAATCCCCGTCTTGCCCTGGTCGGTCCGGTCGCCCCGATCGCCCGGGGGCCCCGCCGGGCCCGGCGGCCCCGGTTCGCCCGGCGGCCCCGGCGGGCCCGGCTTCCCGGGCCTGCCGGGCTTCCCCTGCGGGCCCTGCAGCAGCGTGGACGGCGGCGCCACGTCGCCGCGGTCGCTCAGCGCCTCGGCCTCGCCTTGCAGGCCCGTGGAAGTGGTGCTGCCGCTGGGGGTGCCCTTGTTCAGGTAGGGGTCGCACACCATCCGGCAGGTGCCCAACATCTCGTAGTGGCCCGGGTCGGTGCCCACGGAGCTGACCAGCACGGGGATGAGCACCACCAGGACCAGGACCAGCATCACCCCCACGGCGGCCGCCACCAGGGTCTTCCTCCCGATGCTGAGTCGGGGAAGGGGCTGAGCGGCCAGCGTGGGTCTCCCCGGGGCGGAAATGGTGACCGCTTGGTGTGGGGAGCCTGTCGCCGAGGAAAGGGGACCCCCGGAGGATCCCGGGGTGGGGCGGCGGCGGATGGGCGCGACGGGAGCGCCGTTCTCGGCGACCCCCGTAAGCTCCCGGTTGGCGCTCGACGGCGGGGCACTTTGAGGAAGCCGGCACGCGGCGAGCTCGGCGGTCGGCGTGCACTTCCCAACACGCTCTGACTTGTGAGCGCCAGACGGGAGGATGCGAGAGGCACTTGGAGGggatggatggagggagggagggagggatacagggaggagggagggtgagaaaaagagagagagagatgggggAGTGTTTCGCTCGCCGacgtttgtgtgcgtgtgtggcgAGCTTTTCGGTTTTCAGCCTTACATTCTGATAAGGAGGGACCGTCCCCTGCTTTTTATCTTGTTCAACTCACCTCGccctttctctcatttttttcatggccttttttttttctctccccctctTGTTGCTTTATTGCCCTAGTCAACATCCAgcctctaaaaataaaaacaggagaGGCAGGTGGGATTTTGAGGCAAAGTATGGCGGCGTATTTGCGAGGAATGACGAATAACGATGGTTGTTCTTTTTGAAGAGATCATGGGATCTCGTAATGAGGTCAGATGGGTGAAGGCCTGAGATGGACTTTTAACTTGATTCTGATTCTCCTTCCCGAAGGTTCTCGGGAATTATAACGTAAGGGGCGGAGCTCTTGGTGTCCTGTTACTACGGCTCGGGGGAGTCGGCGTTGCGCTACGATAATAACGACATCACACTGGGTTATTTTGCGCCGTCCTTGCCGATAATAAACGATTCTTGGTCTTCAGCCGATTACCTTTTAaggcaaattatttattttttcgctATCATTTGTGGGGGGGCGGGGCCTATTTGTTGGACCCACCATGTTTgacaagaaaaacattttttttcatatattaacCACATTCAACCATATTTAAACCAAAGGACAGGAGCTTGTTAGCCTTTAAAAATCCgataattttgaaatgaaaacattatTCTTTATTTGGACAGTCTTTATTATCAATTGGCCTGcgcagtttgttgttgttttggtttgGGCGTATTGACGCCAAGAAAACTTATAATTCACTTTCTGAATTGTGGCACGAAGCTAACTACGTAGTgtgtctcttttttttcatttgtttttggacacttttgcttttgttttcggACATTTTTGCTGCTCGTTTTTCTGCACTCACATCCATCCTTTGTTCCCAACCACAAGTGAACATTTGTACCATGAaatattttgtctttatttCAATTTCTTCCCACTTAAATCGGATTCTCATTGTGAAATGTCAGTGTGACATCCATCAAAAAGATGACATTTGTCCAAAAATTTTCTTCAAACAGAATTCCAGGCTGAAAAATGGACAAAGTCGCCCAGGCATTGAAAAAGAGCAAGAGAGAAGATTTCCTTGTTGAAGGTAATAAACTTGCCatatttcttccttttttaattcttgATCTTTCGTGACTGCCAACATTCTGAAGTTATCCCCTTGCCCTTCTCCTTTTGGTGTCCAATGTATAGATTTTCAGGTTTATATCAAATTAAATCTGCTCGtcgcgggtaaaaaaaaaaaatctttatggTAATATCATTTTGATGACATTTTCACCTCCTGGGAACGCAGAATGGTGAATAGAAAGAAGCAAATGACAACTTTAGCATACAAGTTCATTTGTTTTCGGGTCCATTGAtaaacacgctaaaaacacattcctATCGtcgaactcattcactgccaatgacGAACACGTGATGAAATAATGGTGACTAATGGAGAGCGAAAAggccttttttccaactctaaAGTTGTTCAACGCGACTGCCAAGCTCTTATTGATGAATTCATCGACTAAAAGGAGTGCCTCAAGGCTTGGCGCATCACCATTGGCATCGGGAACGCTAACGTCAGCGCCGTTTTCCAGTTTCTGGCCTCGACGCTTCGTGCGATCGCACGTTGGACCGACGTTCGGATTTCTGGTATCGCCGGGGGATTTTCCCACCCGGCGACGGAACTCTTGTGACAGATTGAGACGGATCAGTGGATGAAATCGTCTTTGTCGTGACCCAACTTCCAAACGGGTGCGCTAGCGGGGTCTTAATTTCTCGGGGAGCAAATAACGCGCCCCCACGTCCTCTTCCAAATAGCTCACCGGCCCGCATAACGGCAGGTGTGCCCGCCATGCATATTTACCTGATTGTTTTAGTCCTCATAACAGAGCGGGAGTTTGCTTATATGAGCAAGCACACACGGCCGTAAATTGGTTTTAGCGTTTGTTCAAGGAGGAGGGGCGGCGTCCGTGTCGGCTGTTTGCTCGGGCCGGCCAGACCTGCCAGTCACGTCGACCTAGACCCCAAGCGCAATCTCCCCAGGAAAGCCGGCAGAGAAGAGAAGAATATCAAGCTGAAATTTAGCGTTATCATTTATTTAGAGGATTTTTTTGAGGATTTTTTAGAGGATTTTTTAGAGGATTTTTTAGAGGATTTCCTTAAGATTTTTTTGAGGATTTTTTAGGGGATTTTTTAGAGGATTTTTCAGAAGTTTTTTAAGAGGATTtttttggaggatttttttggaggatttttttggaggatttttttggaggattttttgggaggattttttggggggattttttgggaggattttttgggaggattttttgggaggatttttttgggaggattttttagaggattttttttagttcatatcTCATCTATTATGGAACGCTTATTTTTTTGCcggcaattctggttgtgacatcacaaccagaattgatgatcatcTCGAGCTTTCTAGCAATAACAGAATGGTCACATGACCACAAAAGAATACCAGAAAGCCGACAAATAGCATGCTAGTTACGGTAAAAATATGCAGTTGGTTTTGGTTGTGGCCTCAttttatgtaccgtatttttcagattataaattgcagtttttttcatagtttgggggGTGCGATTTATAAAAAGCAAAACCAGGAAATGGCGACGTCAGTCACCCCAAAAGCCTTTTAAAACGTGGCGTTGTGCCGTTGTCGGCGGTTACAAAGGAGGCACAACAAATGTGTTTCGCAAGGTACACGGGggacaaaaagcacaaaacataCGGAGGGGTCTTCAAGGATTCAGtttattttggggggtaaaAAGAGAAGTTTAGCAGGTCAAAGAAGCAAAACAACATCACAAGCAAGCACAGTCATCCAGAGTCTGATTGCTTCCCTTGTGTTGCTGCTGGCCGCCGCCTATCAAAGAGCTTCTTTCACAAGAACACTCTTCTGTGGGGACCTGGGGGCAAGGGGGGGGATTACAGGGAGTCGGGGGGTGCCGGTACTAAGAGATGGGCATAGCACAGGAAGTCAAAATACAAGATCAGCTCTATAATGCATGCGATATCAATGGAAATGACAAATACAGTCTATTTTCCTACTCACGCATTGATCTGCTAAACGTCCAAACTATTTTTGCTGGGAGGGTAGGATGCTAAAATTTCCAATATAAAGCCAGGCGCTCAGTCACAGTGTTAAAATGAGAAATGGCTCCTCTGGTGGCcgtttgagtgttttaagaaaggtttttggacttttttgaaaatatttatgaTGATATATTCACCTCAGAAAGTTTCATATTGGCATGTTTTGCATCTTAATGTggtgtttttgcatgattttttttgtgcagtGATATCGTaagtattttatttcaatattggattggataactttatttatcggGAAATTtgattgtcacagtagcaagagggtgagaatacagacacagcaaaagacattttagacataaatagataggaaataagtaagttaataaataaataaatacatacataaatgtataaatatataagtaaataaataaatatataaatacatatataataaataaataaatatataagtaaataaataaatatgtaaataaataatataaataatgccaaatgtaaaaataaaataaacaatatggCTCAGACTGAAAGCTAATCAGAAAGATAAACACTTATTTCTTGCCAGTTATTATTTTTCAGTTTGATTTGACTATCACAATTATTTTTGTCCTTGACGCTCGtctagctttttatttttttaacattaactgCCACTCAGGGAGACGTCGTCCATCCAATCAACAACCCTCCTATTGTTGTAAACATTGACGCTCTTACAACAGTCGGAAGGCTGTTGGTGTTACCCGAGTTTCATAGATGTAATATATCAAAGTTGCGGCATGCGGCATgtgaaaaaatcttttttttagagCACATCTGGTTAGTTTAGCACCATCGACGCAGCCACTGAgtaaaatgattgaaattcaTCATGGTCGATgacagtaaatgttttttttggaagttgggaactcatattttgtatatttattttgcgtgctcagaaaatgaatatgcaTTAACCTTATGCTGGGTTTgtctcagtgttttttttttgctgacttgCACAATATCGCGCACAACATGCGGGTAAAGGGGGGCACAAACAATGAAGGGCATGACTTCCACACACACCCGCGTTTCCCTCATGCACAGATGGTCCCGAGGCTGCGTAGTCTTTATCCAGGCGTCCGTCAAGCGCGACGCCAACATTTTGCGCTTTGGACGCGTAAAGACCGCCGTGGCAAACTTATTTACTGTTCAATCTAGATGTCAGGGGAATAACTTTGTTCAACCGACGGCTCTTAAACGAGTCGTACAGCGGCGGATATAACTTTGTTCCCCAGTTTATTATTAGGCGGCCCTCGTAggggtttttgttttctttcgtAGGCCGTTATTTGCGCTTCAGTCTCGCTTTCAAGGACAAGTGGCAGCATTTGTGACTCGTAATGTTTTGCTTAGCCCTCAAAGCGGCGGAATTTGACGAGGCGTGTGGTGTGGAACAGTAGATTGTCACATAATGTCCTCTATCCTCCTAAAAAATACTCTGAGTGTGatcaaatgtaatgtttttttggggcAATAGCAGGTCTTTCTAAAAAAGTATTCTgtaaataatgtttgaaaaaatcCACTCCTCGATACGTCACGTAATTCTCATGCCAATTCAAAATTCGTGGATCTTTCCAGGGTTGTTTTGGTGTAAACAATGCAGCGTGGCTGCGCTTCCACTCACGTCCGCTAGTTGGCAGCACACATCAGTTGTGCAGTGTAATCTACTGACATGCTGCAGAACTAGAGTGACCCGAGAATCAAGCATGTTGACCAATTTGTGACTACAAAAGAATCTAAATTTTAATGCCCAAACAAAACAGTGTTCTACCATCTATGTAATGTTGCACAATTCTAACTAAGGTAAGTTACTTTTTTGGTCTTTTAGCCCTGGATGACTCAAACTAATGTTTTAAATAACGCTTGGACTGAGTGctctaaatgttttatttttcataattaGATAACCTGCATTTAACCATGTTTGGATGATAGCATGTCGAGAAAATATCATCATATGTTGTTCAAACACAAAATAACTACTACAGTGCCGGATGAGGTTTTAGAAATATCAAAATCAAATtaaagcctttattgttatcatacacagctgcgtataatgaaattggtggtgctactccacaaagtgcgttttcccagttaaaaaaacatcaataagtaataaaaaaaataacatttatttattgatataaaCGTATAtataactattttcactgagtacagtatttaaaatatttttttatattaatacattacagtcttacTCGCACATCCATTTTGATCCATCCAAATTAAAACCCCAAGATGCAATTCCATACACACCTTGGCAAGCGATGCCAAATTTAACCCAGACTGTCCAGAAGGATTATTTGACCTCCCGTGCGTGTTGTTGTCGTGTCCTTACATCCTAAGATGATTAGCGCCGCCAGCTCAGAATACAAACTCATGTAATATTTATGACTTAACGTAGCGGAACGCCAATGCACGTTAAAGGCGCTCCCGCATGCCGTCTTCCCCGAGGAAATCGctctttacagtaatccctcgaatatggccacaagaagacaaaggacttggactaaaactacCTTTAACCTTTTTGGGgtgggatttatatcaagcataGATGATCTATTTTCACTaagagtacagtatttaaagtgattaaatttatatatgtatatacattacagtcttttgatatgcttatagtagctgtaaataataaatacagtaatctctcgacTATCGcggacaaaggacttggactaaaacatttaacctgttttttgggggatttatatcaagcaaagaggaactattttcactgtgagtacagtattttaaataattaaatttatatatacattacagtcttttgatatgcttatagtagctgtaattaataaatacagtaatccctcgactaTCGCGGACAAagaacttggactaaaactccctttaacctgtttttgggggatttatatcaagcgaaaaggaactattttcactgagtacagtatttaaagtaattaaattgtcatatatatacattacagtcttttgatatgcttatagtagctgtaattaataaatacagtaatccctcgaatattgcggcttcactacatcgtggattcTTTTCTAGGGGAAAattcttttaattattttttttgtaacttcataaaaatgtgaaacttgaaAGCCACTGaagtaaattttttttttttttttttttttaaataggggtgacccttcatcgcagtttttcgtttattgcggccatgtctagtctacattaaccgcgatattcgagggactaCAGTAACCCTTTCGGCGCTCCAGGTATCGCCACAAACGCGACGTATCGGGCATCCGCTGCCATTCGTGCACGCGCCGCCGTCGCCATCTGGTTTGCCCGCGGCGTTCCTTGGCCGGGCCGCCGCCTCCATTCTTCTCCCGTCGCCGGCGTCCGAATGACGGCGTGACCTTTCTACCTGTGCCGTCGCTCACAGCCAGAGCCT is part of the Stigmatopora argus isolate UIUO_Sarg chromosome 14, RoL_Sarg_1.0, whole genome shotgun sequence genome and encodes:
- the c1ql1l2 gene encoding C1q-related factor, with the protein product MLVLVLVVLIPVLVSSVGTDPGHYEMLGTCRMVCDPYLNKGTPSGSTTSTGLQGEAEALSDRGDVAPPSTLLQGPQGKPGRPGKPGPPGPPGEPGPPGPAGPPGDRGDRTDQGKTGILGLGGNGAISTATYSTVPRVAFYAGLKNPHEGYEILKFDDVVTNLGNNYDGIAGKFVCSIPGTYFFIYHVLMRGGDGTSMWADLCKNGQVRASAIAQDADQNYDYASNSVILHLDAGDEVYIKLDGGKAHGGNNNKYSTFSGFILYAD